A window from Bufo bufo chromosome 1, aBufBuf1.1, whole genome shotgun sequence encodes these proteins:
- the TMEM60 gene encoding transmembrane protein 60, with amino-acid sequence MRMSLAQRVLLTWLFSLLFLIMLVLKLDEKAPWSWFIIFIPIWIFDTILIVMLIVKMAGRCKSGYDLRNGAQNMKKKSWYLTAMLLKLAFCLALCARLEQFTSMLLCLVLIPLWILLIGGLIELGYNVFYVRHD; translated from the coding sequence ATGAGAATGTCCCTGGCGCAGAGAGTGCTGCTGACATGGCTCTTCAGTTTACTTTTCCTGATCATGCTGGTGCTGAAGCTGGATGAGAAGGCCCCATGGAGCTGGTTCATCATCTTCATCCCCATTTGGATATTTGACACCATTTTAATTGTTATGTTAATTGTAAAAATGGCAGGCCGGTGTAAATCTGGATATGACCTCAGGAATGGGgcgcaaaacatgaagaaaaagtctTGGTACCTTACAGCCATGCTCCTGAAACTGGCGTTTTGTCTTGCCCTGTGTGCCCGGCTGGAACAGTTCACCAGCATGCTGCTATGTCTGGTCTTGATTCCATTGTGGATCCTGCTCATCGGAGGACTGATTGAACTTGGATACAACGTGTTCTACGTGAGACATGACTAG